The genomic segment ATGATCGCGGCGAACTTCGTTTGGGCAAGCCGTTCGAACGCCTCGTCAGTCGACAAAGCCAACGTAAATCGGAGCCCCATGGTCTCGAACGCTTGGCGCTCGTAGGTGTTGTTCTCGGGGCGGTCATCGACCCAGAGAATGTGATCCCTCCACTTGTCGCCGCTCGAGACGGCGGCGGGGCCTGCTGCGCGAACGGTCTCCACGATCTTGTGTAGCTGGGCCTCCGATGCTGGGGTATCGCCTTTCGCAGTGGCGGCGGTGAGGGACGCTACGACGGCCATCTGCATCTTGACGTAGTTGTCCTCGTTCTTGAAGTCGCTCGGCGCGAACAGCTTTCCACTGTGTTTGCTGACGAGCCAAGAAAAGACAACAAGCACCAGCACGGGGAATGCGATCAAGAAGTAGATGAGCGGGAGACGCTCCACCGAGGTGAACGAGCCCGCGAACGCCGTGACGAGCGAGGCGAAGCCATAGACAAGCACGATGAAGAGCGCGATGATCCCGAGCGGGTTTCGCGCCAGGGACTTGGCAGTGTCGCCGAAGTTCTTCGTGTCCTCGTTCATGGTTTGTCTCTTCCTTCGTGCGGCTAACGTTGCGATTGAGCCGCGCGGCGCGGCCTCATGATGGCACGGCCGCACCGGAACCCGGAGGCCGGCCAGAGCCGGCCGCAGGGCGTCGGCTCCAATCGGCTGTTAG from the Vicinamibacterales bacterium genome contains:
- a CDS encoding response regulator, which produces MNEDTKNFGDTAKSLARNPLGIIALFIVLVYGFASLVTAFAGSFTSVERLPLIYFLIAFPVLVLVVFSWLVSKHSGKLFAPSDFKNEDNYVKMQMAVVASLTAATAKGDTPASEAQLHKIVETVRAAGPAAVSSGDKWRDHILWVDDRPENNTYERQAFETMGLRFTLALSTDEAFERLAQTKFAAIISDMGRREGPREGYVLLDRLRSEGDRTPLFFYAASNAPEHKRETREHGGQGCTNNAQELFEMVTRAVIQRQTL